A genomic segment from Streptomyces sp. NBC_01233 encodes:
- the groL gene encoding chaperonin GroEL (60 kDa chaperone family; promotes refolding of misfolded polypeptides especially under stressful conditions; forms two stacked rings of heptamers to form a barrel-shaped 14mer; ends can be capped by GroES; misfolded proteins enter the barrel where they are refolded when GroES binds), with product MAKIIAFDEEARRGLERGMNQLADAVKVTLGPKGRNVVLEKKWGAPTITNDGVSIAKEIELEDPYEKIGAELVKEVAKKTDDVAGDGTTTATVLAQALVREGLRNVAAGANPMALKRGIEKAVEAVSAALLAQAKDVETKEQIASTASISAADTQIGELIAEAMDKVGKEGVITVEESQTFGLELELTEGMRFDKGYISAYFATDMERMESSLDDPYILIVNSKIGSVKDLLPLLEKVMQSGKPLLIIAEDVEGEALSTLVVNKIRGTFKSVAVKAPGFGDRRKAMLGDIAILTGGTVISEEVGLKLENAGLDLLGRARKVVITKDETTIVDGAGDSDQVAGRVNQIRAEIENSDSDYDREKLQERLAKLAGGVAVIKAGAATEVELKERKHRIEDAVRNAKAAVEEGIVAGGGVALLQASAVFEKLELEGDEATGANAVKLALEAPLKQIAVNGGLEGGVVVEKVRNLPIGHGLNAATGEYVDMIAAGIIDPAKVTRSALQNAASIAALFLTTEAVIADKPEKAGAGAPGGMPGGDMDF from the coding sequence ATGGCCAAGATCATTGCGTTCGACGAGGAGGCCCGTCGCGGCCTCGAGCGTGGGATGAACCAGCTCGCCGACGCCGTCAAGGTCACCCTTGGCCCCAAGGGTCGCAACGTCGTCCTTGAGAAGAAGTGGGGCGCCCCCACGATCACCAACGATGGTGTCTCCATCGCCAAGGAGATCGAGCTCGAGGACCCGTACGAGAAGATCGGCGCCGAGCTGGTCAAGGAAGTCGCCAAGAAGACGGACGACGTCGCGGGCGACGGTACGACCACCGCCACCGTGCTGGCCCAGGCGCTCGTCCGCGAGGGCCTGCGCAACGTAGCCGCCGGCGCCAACCCGATGGCCCTCAAGCGTGGTATCGAGAAGGCCGTCGAGGCCGTCTCCGCCGCCCTGCTCGCCCAGGCCAAGGATGTCGAGACCAAGGAGCAGATCGCTTCCACGGCCTCCATCTCCGCCGCCGACACCCAGATCGGCGAGCTCATCGCCGAGGCCATGGACAAGGTCGGCAAGGAAGGCGTCATCACCGTTGAGGAGTCGCAGACCTTCGGTCTGGAGCTCGAGCTCACCGAGGGCATGCGCTTCGACAAGGGCTACATCTCGGCGTACTTCGCCACCGACATGGAGCGCATGGAGTCGTCCCTCGACGACCCGTACATCCTGATCGTCAACTCCAAGATCGGCTCGGTCAAGGACCTGCTGCCGCTCCTGGAGAAGGTCATGCAGTCCGGCAAGCCGCTGCTGATCATCGCCGAGGACGTCGAGGGCGAGGCCCTGTCGACCCTGGTCGTCAACAAGATCCGCGGCACCTTCAAGTCCGTCGCCGTCAAGGCCCCGGGCTTCGGCGACCGCCGCAAGGCCATGCTCGGTGACATCGCCATCCTCACGGGCGGCACGGTCATCTCCGAGGAGGTCGGCCTCAAGCTGGAGAACGCCGGTCTCGACCTGCTCGGCCGCGCCCGCAAGGTCGTCATCACCAAGGACGAGACCACCATCGTCGACGGTGCCGGTGACAGCGACCAGGTCGCCGGTCGCGTGAACCAGATCCGCGCCGAGATCGAGAACTCCGACTCGGACTACGACCGCGAGAAGCTCCAGGAGCGCCTCGCGAAGCTGGCCGGCGGCGTGGCCGTCATCAAGGCCGGTGCCGCGACCGAGGTCGAGCTCAAGGAGCGCAAGCACCGCATCGAGGACGCCGTTCGCAACGCGAAGGCGGCCGTCGAGGAGGGCATCGTCGCCGGTGGTGGCGTGGCCCTGCTGCAGGCTTCCGCGGTCTTCGAGAAGCTGGAGCTCGAGGGTGACGAGGCGACCGGCGCCAACGCCGTGAAGCTCGCCCTGGAGGCCCCGCTGAAGCAGATCGCCGTCAACGGTGGTCTCGAGGGTGGCGTCGTCGTCGAGAAGGTGCGCAACCTTCCGATCGGTCACGGCCTGAACGCCGCGACCGGCGAGTACGTCGACATGATCGCCGCGGGAATCATCGACCCGGCGAAGGTCACGCGCTCTGCCCTGCAGAACGCTGCGTCCATCGCGGCCCTCTTCCTCACCACCGAGGCCGTCATCGCCGACAAGCCCGAGAAGGCCGGCGCCGGCGCCCCGGGCGGCATGCCGGGCGGCGACATGGACTTCTGA
- a CDS encoding Uma2 family endonuclease, whose amino-acid sequence MIERATPIEQTAPPTFETLLRTVEEMDTPDGFKAELIRGKIIVSPFSTLRSLRRMRALREQLQAHAPEGHIAEIAPFLFRFSAAERAYGPDLFVADESAFEGEGRHADGAALSLVGEFTSVSTRDADWNEKLDVYGRLVPVYLVVDMQDSEITCFWDPSPHGYRSRTTVSFGEPLQIPEPFGFALDTAGF is encoded by the coding sequence ATGATCGAACGGGCCACACCGATAGAACAGACGGCACCGCCGACGTTCGAGACACTCCTGCGCACCGTCGAGGAGATGGACACGCCAGACGGCTTCAAGGCCGAGCTCATCCGGGGGAAGATCATCGTGTCGCCGTTTTCCACGCTGCGCTCTCTGCGTCGTATGCGTGCGCTGCGCGAACAGCTCCAGGCGCACGCACCCGAGGGGCACATCGCGGAGATCGCGCCCTTCCTCTTCCGGTTCTCTGCAGCGGAGCGCGCGTACGGGCCCGACCTCTTCGTGGCCGACGAATCGGCCTTCGAGGGCGAGGGTCGGCACGCGGACGGGGCGGCCCTGTCGCTCGTCGGCGAGTTCACGTCCGTCTCCACCAGGGATGCCGACTGGAACGAGAAGCTGGACGTGTACGGACGCCTGGTCCCGGTCTACCTGGTCGTCGACATGCAGGATTCGGAGATCACCTGCTTCTGGGACCCCTCCCCGCACGGATACCGCTCCCGCACGACGGTGTCCTTCGGCGAGCCCCTGCAGATCCCCGAGCCCTTCGGCTTCGCGCTCGACACCGCGGGCTTCTAG
- a CDS encoding SDR family NAD(P)-dependent oxidoreductase gives MNNKNALVTRGSRGIGRVVNISSGAARIAMPEILAYGATKGALDTLTLNLAKALGPRGITVNSVAPGIVDTDVNADWLRGNAEAEAHAASLAALGRVGRPEDIADIVGFLASDDARWVTGRVVDATGGAGL, from the coding sequence ATGAACAACAAGAACGCGCTGGTCACGCGCGGCAGCAGGGGCATCGGCCGGGTCGTCAACATCTCCAGCGGCGCCGCCCGGATCGCCATGCCCGAGATCCTCGCCTACGGGGCGACCAAGGGCGCGCTCGACACCCTGACGCTCAACCTGGCGAAGGCCCTCGGCCCGCGCGGGATCACCGTGAACTCGGTCGCGCCCGGCATCGTCGACACCGACGTCAACGCCGACTGGCTGCGCGGCAACGCCGAGGCCGAGGCGCACGCCGCCTCGCTGGCCGCGCTCGGCCGGGTCGGCCGCCCCGAGGACATCGCCGACATCGTCGGCTTCCTCGCCTCCGACGACGCGCGGTGGGTGACGGGGCGGGTGGTCGACGCGACGGGCGGCGCGGGGCTCTGA
- a CDS encoding glucosyl-3-phosphoglycerate synthase, with protein sequence MLEEVERWLADRSWSAADRPLDQLLDRKRAAGTTVSVVLPALDEEATVGAIVEVIRRELIEGLPFPLVDELIVIDSGSTDRTAEVAAKAGARVVHRDEILPRIPALPGKGEVLWRSLQATSGDIVCFVDADLRDFSSTFVSGIVGPLLTEPDVQFVKAMYDRPLGDAPGQGGRVTELVARPLLNLHWPQLAGFVQPLGGEYAVRRSLLERLPFPVGYGVELGLLVDALHTVGLDALAQVDVGVRVHRHQDGQALGRMAAAIYRTALLRLSRGHHVRPELTQFERGPEGFVPRTYPVDTEERPPMLGVKEYALRRVA encoded by the coding sequence GTGCTGGAAGAGGTGGAGCGCTGGCTGGCAGACCGCTCCTGGTCAGCCGCCGACCGACCGCTCGACCAGCTGCTCGACCGGAAACGGGCGGCCGGGACCACGGTCAGCGTGGTGCTGCCCGCGCTGGACGAGGAGGCGACGGTCGGCGCGATCGTCGAGGTCATCCGGCGCGAGCTGATCGAGGGACTGCCGTTCCCCCTGGTGGATGAGCTGATCGTGATCGACTCGGGCTCGACCGACCGTACGGCGGAGGTCGCGGCGAAGGCGGGAGCCCGGGTGGTGCACCGCGACGAGATCCTGCCGAGGATCCCGGCGCTGCCCGGCAAGGGCGAGGTGCTGTGGCGCTCGCTGCAGGCCACCAGCGGGGACATCGTCTGCTTCGTCGACGCCGACCTGCGGGACTTCTCCTCCACGTTCGTCTCGGGGATCGTGGGACCGCTGCTGACCGAACCGGACGTGCAGTTCGTCAAGGCCATGTACGACCGCCCGCTCGGCGACGCCCCCGGCCAGGGCGGCCGGGTCACGGAACTCGTCGCCCGCCCCCTGCTCAACCTGCACTGGCCGCAGCTGGCCGGCTTCGTCCAGCCGCTGGGCGGCGAGTACGCCGTGCGCCGCTCCCTGCTGGAGCGGCTGCCGTTCCCCGTCGGGTACGGCGTCGAGCTGGGCCTGCTGGTCGACGCCCTGCACACGGTCGGGCTGGACGCGCTGGCCCAGGTGGACGTGGGCGTACGCGTCCACCGCCACCAGGACGGGCAGGCGCTCGGCCGGATGGCCGCGGCGATCTACCGCACCGCCCTGCTGCGGCTGTCGCGCGGGCACCACGTACGGCCGGAGCTGACGCAGTTCGAGCGGGGGCCGGAGGGCTTCGTGCCGCGGACCTACCCGGTGGACACCGAGGAGCGGCCGCCGATGCTCGGCGTCAAGGAGTACGCGCTGCGCCGCGTGGCGTGA
- the thrC gene encoding threonine synthase — protein MAAQTVATSVDLGPANGLSCRECGTRFELGPIFACAECFGPLEVAYDLPTGDPEALRAAIEAGPNNIWRYAPLLPVPADVASKPSLNPGFTKLVDAANLAKELGVTGKLYVKDDSGNPTHSFKDRVVAIAVEAARAFGFTTLSCSSTGNLAGAVGAAAARAGFRSCVFIPHDLEQGKVVMAGVYGGDLVGIEGNYDDVNRFCSELIGDPLGEGWGFVNVNLRPYYGEGSKTLAYEICEQLGWQLPDQLVIPIASGSQLTKIDKGLQELIKLGLVEDKPYKIFGAQAEGCSPVSTAFKAGHDVVRPQKPNTIAKSLAIGNPADGPYVLDIARRTGGFVEDVNDEQVVEAIKILAQTEGIFAETAGGVTVGVTKKLIENGQLDPTLTTVVLNTGDGLKTLEAVAAESGQTATIRPSLDAFRAAGLA, from the coding sequence ATGGCTGCACAGACTGTCGCCACCTCTGTCGATCTCGGACCCGCCAACGGTCTTTCCTGTCGCGAGTGCGGTACCCGCTTCGAGCTCGGCCCGATCTTCGCGTGCGCCGAGTGCTTCGGACCGCTGGAAGTCGCCTACGACCTCCCGACCGGCGACCCCGAGGCCCTGCGCGCCGCGATCGAGGCCGGCCCCAACAACATCTGGCGTTACGCGCCGCTGCTGCCCGTCCCCGCGGACGTGGCCTCCAAGCCGAGCCTGAACCCGGGCTTCACCAAGCTCGTGGACGCCGCCAACCTGGCCAAGGAGCTCGGCGTCACCGGCAAGCTCTACGTCAAGGACGACTCCGGCAACCCGACGCACTCCTTCAAGGACCGCGTCGTGGCCATCGCCGTCGAGGCCGCCCGCGCCTTCGGCTTCACCACCCTCTCCTGCTCCTCCACCGGCAACCTGGCCGGCGCCGTCGGCGCCGCGGCCGCCCGGGCCGGCTTCCGCTCCTGCGTGTTCATCCCGCACGACCTGGAGCAGGGCAAGGTCGTCATGGCCGGTGTGTACGGCGGTGACCTGGTCGGCATCGAGGGCAACTACGACGACGTCAACCGCTTCTGCTCCGAGCTCATCGGCGACCCGCTGGGCGAGGGCTGGGGCTTCGTCAACGTCAACCTGCGCCCGTACTACGGAGAGGGCTCCAAGACCCTCGCCTACGAGATCTGCGAGCAGCTCGGCTGGCAGCTGCCCGACCAGCTCGTGATCCCGATCGCGTCCGGCTCGCAGCTGACGAAGATCGACAAGGGTCTGCAGGAGCTGATCAAGCTCGGCCTCGTGGAGGACAAGCCGTACAAGATCTTCGGTGCCCAGGCCGAGGGCTGCTCCCCGGTGTCGACCGCCTTCAAGGCCGGTCACGACGTGGTCCGCCCGCAGAAGCCCAACACCATCGCCAAGTCCCTCGCGATCGGCAACCCGGCGGACGGCCCGTACGTCCTGGACATCGCCCGCCGCACCGGCGGCTTCGTCGAGGACGTGAACGACGAGCAGGTCGTCGAGGCCATCAAGATCCTCGCGCAGACCGAGGGCATCTTCGCCGAGACCGCGGGCGGCGTGACCGTCGGCGTGACGAAGAAGCTCATCGAGAACGGGCAGCTCGACCCGACGCTGACCACCGTCGTCCTCAACACCGGCGACGGCCTCAAGACCCTGGAGGCGGTGGCCGCGGAGAGCGGGCAGACCGCCACCATCCGCCCGAGCCTGGACGCGTTCCGCGCCGCCGGCCTGGCCTGA
- a CDS encoding serine/threonine-protein kinase, whose translation MNSATDVFEPLRAEDPRTVAGYRIAARLGAGGMGRVYLSHTPGGRPVAIKVVRPELAEDPVFRRRFRREVVAARRVRGAYTAEVIDADTDATPPWLATLYVPGPSLTEAVAKRGPLPVPAVLWLMAGVAEALQAIHEAGIVHRDLKPSNVLLASDGPRVIDFGISTASDTTAPTATGSTIGTPQYMAPEQALAGETTAATDVFALGQTAAYAALGEPLYGTGPSMTVLFRIVHSAPDLSRLPERLQPLLARCLASAPEERATPTEIVEWCREQLGEDASDTSGGSPAVWREVLGPDVEVPDPAPGPATGHETPKVWGPKPPTPEERRKRRRRAAVAIPSAMVAGLLLMGGAVWMVKETADRMRGREASAARSPGPAASASASASASASGSGSGSAGSATGGKAAEGSGSAPAPSASQPPQANPYPRMRLDDEQSSITLGEALVRNDRSGEIRMSCKRSICSLESDTATIIMLYGGTQGSLDSCRSTLALTTDRSWTLAGAAGGSQFCIRNKAGDVGLYVLGYKSTAEVMGMPQWISGDMTVWRQAMPAT comes from the coding sequence ATGAACAGCGCGACCGACGTGTTCGAGCCGCTGCGCGCGGAGGATCCGCGGACCGTCGCCGGGTACCGCATCGCGGCCCGGCTCGGCGCGGGCGGCATGGGCCGGGTCTACCTTTCGCACACCCCGGGCGGCCGCCCGGTGGCGATCAAGGTGGTGCGGCCGGAGCTGGCCGAAGACCCCGTGTTCCGGCGGAGGTTCCGGCGGGAGGTCGTTGCGGCCCGGCGGGTCCGCGGGGCGTACACCGCCGAGGTGATCGACGCCGACACGGACGCGACTCCGCCCTGGCTGGCCACCCTGTACGTACCCGGGCCCTCGCTGACGGAGGCCGTCGCCAAGCGCGGCCCCCTGCCGGTGCCCGCCGTGCTGTGGCTGATGGCGGGCGTGGCCGAGGCCCTGCAGGCCATCCACGAGGCGGGCATCGTCCACCGGGACCTCAAGCCGTCGAACGTGCTGCTGGCCTCCGACGGGCCCCGGGTCATCGACTTCGGCATCTCGACGGCGTCCGACACCACCGCGCCCACGGCCACCGGCAGCACCATCGGCACGCCCCAGTACATGGCTCCCGAGCAGGCGCTGGCGGGCGAGACCACGGCCGCCACCGACGTCTTCGCACTGGGTCAGACGGCGGCGTACGCGGCGCTGGGCGAGCCGCTGTACGGCACCGGTCCCTCCATGACCGTGCTGTTCCGGATCGTGCACTCCGCCCCCGACCTGTCCCGGCTGCCGGAGCGGCTGCAGCCGCTGCTCGCCCGGTGCCTGGCCTCCGCCCCGGAGGAGCGGGCCACCCCGACGGAGATCGTGGAGTGGTGCCGGGAGCAGCTGGGCGAGGACGCCTCCGACACGAGCGGCGGCAGCCCGGCCGTCTGGCGGGAGGTGCTGGGGCCGGACGTGGAGGTCCCGGATCCGGCCCCGGGGCCCGCCACGGGGCACGAGACGCCGAAGGTCTGGGGGCCGAAGCCGCCGACGCCGGAGGAGCGGCGCAAGCGCCGGCGGCGTGCCGCGGTGGCGATTCCCTCGGCGATGGTGGCGGGACTGCTGCTGATGGGCGGCGCGGTCTGGATGGTCAAGGAAACCGCGGACCGGATGCGCGGGCGGGAGGCCTCCGCGGCCCGGTCGCCCGGCCCGGCCGCATCGGCCTCGGCCTCGGCCTCGGCCTCGGCCTCGGGCTCGGGCTCGGGCTCTGCAGGCTCGGCCACCGGCGGAAAGGCGGCCGAAGGCTCCGGGTCCGCACCCGCACCGAGCGCGTCCCAGCCGCCCCAGGCGAACCCGTACCCCCGGATGCGCCTGGACGACGAGCAGAGCTCGATCACCCTGGGGGAAGCGCTCGTGCGCAACGACCGCAGCGGAGAGATACGCATGAGCTGCAAGAGGAGCATCTGCAGCCTGGAGAGCGACACCGCCACGATCATCATGCTGTACGGCGGGACGCAGGGGTCCCTCGACTCGTGCCGGAGCACGCTGGCGCTCACGACCGACCGGAGCTGGACGCTGGCCGGTGCGGCGGGCGGCAGCCAATTCTGCATCAGGAACAAGGCGGGGGACGTCGGGCTGTACGTGCTCGGGTACAAGTCGACCGCGGAAGTGATGGGGATGCCCCAATGGATTTCCGGGGACATGACCGTCTGGCGGCAGGCGATGCCCGCCACCTGA
- a CDS encoding phosphoribosylanthranilate isomerase, whose amino-acid sequence MADLFVKICGLRTARDVDAAVAAGADAVGFVFAPGSPRTVDAATARELAGRVPDSVLTVGVFRGQAVEEVRRFAEESGVRGVQLHGEEGPGDFAALRAEGRTLLRATAEHVKRCGEYGEDLLLLDAPDPGSGKPWNWGSADFTAPEGRWLLAGGLNPGNVREAVGVTGAWGVDVSSGVERERGVKSPELIRAFVEATRG is encoded by the coding sequence ATGGCTGATCTCTTCGTCAAGATCTGCGGGCTCAGGACCGCGCGGGACGTCGATGCCGCGGTGGCGGCCGGGGCCGATGCCGTGGGGTTCGTGTTCGCGCCCGGCAGTCCGCGTACGGTCGATGCCGCCACCGCGCGGGAGCTCGCCGGGCGGGTGCCGGACTCGGTGCTCACGGTCGGGGTGTTCCGGGGGCAGGCGGTCGAGGAGGTGCGCCGGTTCGCCGAGGAGAGCGGCGTACGGGGGGTGCAGCTGCACGGTGAGGAGGGGCCCGGGGACTTCGCGGCGCTGCGCGCCGAGGGCCGGACGCTGCTGCGGGCCACCGCCGAGCACGTGAAGCGCTGCGGCGAGTACGGCGAGGACCTGCTCCTGCTCGACGCCCCCGACCCGGGCTCCGGCAAGCCGTGGAACTGGGGCTCGGCGGACTTCACCGCGCCCGAGGGGCGGTGGCTGCTGGCCGGCGGGCTGAACCCGGGCAACGTGCGGGAGGCGGTCGGGGTGACCGGGGCCTGGGGTGTGGACGTGTCCAGCGGGGTGGAGCGCGAACGCGGGGTGAAGTCGCCGGAGTTGATCCGCGCCTTCGTCGAGGCCACGCGCGGCTAG
- a CDS encoding MoaD/ThiS family protein — MSVNVRIPTILRTYTGGQAEVPAEGATLAEVIQSLEASHPGIAARVLDDQGKLRRFVNVYVNDDDVRFEGGLEAKTPDGAGVSIIPAVAGGC; from the coding sequence ATGAGCGTCAACGTCCGCATCCCCACCATCCTGCGCACCTACACCGGCGGTCAGGCCGAGGTGCCCGCCGAGGGCGCGACCCTCGCCGAGGTCATCCAGTCCCTGGAGGCGAGCCACCCGGGCATCGCCGCGCGCGTCCTGGACGACCAGGGCAAGCTGCGCCGTTTCGTGAACGTCTACGTCAACGACGACGACGTGCGCTTTGAGGGCGGGCTGGAGGCGAAGACGCCGGACGGCGCCGGCGTCTCGATCATCCCGGCCGTCGCGGGCGGCTGCTGA
- a CDS encoding cold-shock protein, translating into MAQGTVKWFNAEKGYGFIAVDGGADVFVHYSAIQMDGYRTLEEGQRVEFEISQGQKGPQADMVKLALG; encoded by the coding sequence ATGGCTCAGGGCACCGTCAAGTGGTTCAACGCGGAGAAGGGCTACGGCTTCATCGCGGTCGACGGTGGTGCGGATGTGTTCGTCCACTACAGCGCCATCCAGATGGACGGGTACCGCACCCTTGAAGAGGGTCAGCGGGTCGAGTTCGAGATCTCGCAGGGCCAGAAGGGTCCGCAGGCGGACATGGTCAAGCTCGCGCTCGGCTAG
- the otsB gene encoding trehalose-phosphatase yields MGSHPHDLPMPVTAAGREGLEALLRAPRRSVVALDFDGTLAEIVPDPDQARAHPGAVPALSALAPEVASVAVITGRPAGVAVRYGGFAGVPGLEHLVVLGHYGAERWDAVTGIVHAPAEHPGVAAVRAELPGFLDSIGAWRGTWIEEKGRALAVHTRRAADPAAAFAALREPLTELAARHGLMVEPGRAVLELRPPGMDKGVALTEFLAERDAEAVLYAGDDLGDLAAYSAVEKRRADGLPGLLVCSGSAEVPELAARADVVLAGPGEVVAFLAALAKAVRA; encoded by the coding sequence ATGGGGAGCCATCCGCACGACCTGCCGATGCCCGTCACCGCAGCCGGACGCGAGGGACTCGAAGCCCTGCTCCGCGCACCCCGCCGGTCCGTGGTCGCCCTGGACTTCGACGGCACCCTCGCCGAGATCGTCCCGGACCCGGACCAGGCCAGAGCCCACCCGGGAGCCGTCCCGGCCCTCTCCGCGCTCGCCCCCGAGGTCGCCTCGGTCGCCGTGATCACCGGCCGGCCGGCGGGCGTCGCCGTCCGCTACGGGGGCTTCGCCGGGGTCCCCGGACTGGAACACCTCGTCGTCCTCGGCCACTACGGCGCGGAGCGCTGGGACGCGGTCACCGGGATCGTGCACGCCCCGGCCGAGCACCCCGGGGTGGCGGCGGTACGGGCCGAGCTGCCGGGGTTCCTCGACTCGATCGGGGCCTGGCGGGGCACCTGGATCGAGGAGAAGGGCCGGGCGCTGGCCGTGCACACCCGCCGGGCCGCGGACCCCGCGGCGGCCTTCGCGGCCCTGCGCGAGCCCCTGACGGAGCTGGCGGCGCGGCACGGGCTGATGGTGGAGCCGGGCCGGGCGGTCCTGGAGCTCCGCCCCCCGGGCATGGACAAGGGCGTCGCCCTGACGGAGTTCCTGGCGGAGCGGGACGCGGAGGCGGTGCTGTACGCGGGCGACGACCTGGGTGACCTGGCGGCGTACTCGGCCGTCGAAAAACGCCGGGCCGACGGCTTGCCGGGCCTCCTGGTCTGCAGCGGCTCGGCCGAGGTCCCCGAGCTCGCCGCGCGGGCCGACGTGGTCCTGGCCGGACCGGGCGAGGTGGTCGCCTTCCTGGCGGCCTTGGCCAAGGCCGTGCGAGCCTGA
- a CDS encoding protease inhibitor I9 family protein produces the protein MRNRLSRALPVAVAVLAAVAVTLPVSAAAATAAPEPVPHTAPADHSTYIVTVHPGLDPAAVADAYGITPLHVYRETLNGFAARLSPEQVEALRATAVVESVEKDGGATSFGPGV, from the coding sequence ATGCGCAACCGTCTGAGCCGAGCCCTGCCCGTGGCCGTCGCCGTCCTGGCCGCCGTCGCCGTCACCCTGCCCGTGTCCGCAGCCGCCGCCACCGCCGCACCCGAGCCCGTGCCCCACACGGCCCCCGCCGACCACTCCACGTACATCGTCACCGTGCACCCCGGCCTCGACCCGGCCGCCGTCGCGGACGCGTACGGGATCACCCCCCTGCACGTCTACCGCGAGACGCTGAACGGCTTCGCCGCACGCCTCTCCCCCGAGCAGGTCGAGGCCCTGCGGGCGACCGCGGTCGTGGAGTCGGTCGAGAAGGACGGCGGCGCGACCTCGTTCGGCCCCGGCGTCTGA
- a CDS encoding alpha,alpha-trehalose-phosphate synthase (UDP-forming), with amino-acid sequence MASQVLVAANRGPLSYAIDAEGGLSARRGGGGLVSGLSAALAEQPGALWICAALSEADREAVRRGVAEPGVRMLDIDPTVYDAAYNGIANSVLWFTHHHLYDIPREPVFDAEFRRRWDAYVAYNEAFARALAQEAAEGARVLVQDYHLALVPGQLRELRPDLRIGHFTHTPWASREFMAMLPDDIRSQLVWGMLGADRLGFHTWEWAANFITGATREDARGIAEAFFPTGTPERGVWQRRTVPDGCGLGKQRFTEVTYYPLGVDADELRALAHRPEVDEKLAQLRAEVGGLKTIARVDRTELSKNVLRGLLAYRELLTVHPEWRGRVVHLASAYPSRQDLAVYRAYTESVRELAAEINEEFGMADWKPVLVSVQDDFARSLAVYRMADVALVNPVRDGMNLVAKEIPVVSEAGCVLVLSTGAGAYAELRQDALTVNPYDVSATAEALHAALAMPAAERAERTERLAAAATALPPAQWLAAQLTDLLA; translated from the coding sequence ATGGCTTCTCAGGTGCTCGTCGCCGCCAACCGCGGCCCCCTCTCGTACGCGATCGATGCCGAAGGCGGCCTCAGCGCCCGGCGCGGCGGGGGCGGTCTCGTCTCCGGGCTCTCCGCGGCCCTCGCGGAGCAGCCGGGGGCGCTGTGGATCTGCGCGGCGCTGTCGGAGGCGGACCGGGAGGCGGTCCGCCGGGGGGTGGCCGAGCCGGGCGTCCGGATGCTGGACATCGATCCCACGGTGTACGACGCCGCCTACAACGGCATCGCCAACTCCGTGCTGTGGTTCACGCACCACCACCTGTACGACATCCCCCGCGAACCGGTCTTCGACGCGGAGTTCCGGCGGCGGTGGGACGCGTACGTCGCGTACAACGAGGCCTTCGCGCGCGCCCTCGCCCAGGAGGCGGCCGAAGGGGCCCGCGTCCTGGTGCAGGACTACCACCTGGCGCTGGTCCCGGGGCAGTTGCGGGAGCTGCGGCCGGACCTGCGGATCGGGCACTTCACGCACACGCCGTGGGCCTCGCGGGAGTTCATGGCCATGCTGCCGGACGACATCCGGAGCCAGCTGGTGTGGGGGATGCTCGGGGCGGACCGGCTGGGCTTCCACACGTGGGAGTGGGCGGCCAACTTCATCACCGGCGCGACCAGGGAGGACGCGCGCGGCATCGCGGAAGCGTTCTTCCCGACCGGGACCCCGGAGCGCGGGGTGTGGCAGCGCCGGACGGTCCCGGACGGGTGCGGCCTCGGGAAGCAGCGGTTCACCGAGGTGACCTACTACCCCCTCGGGGTGGACGCGGACGAACTGCGGGCGCTCGCGCACCGGCCGGAGGTGGACGAGAAGCTGGCGCAGCTGCGGGCGGAGGTCGGCGGCCTGAAGACGATCGCCCGGGTGGACCGGACCGAGCTGTCGAAGAACGTCCTGCGGGGGCTGCTGGCCTACCGGGAGCTGCTGACGGTCCACCCGGAGTGGCGGGGCCGGGTCGTCCACCTGGCCTCGGCGTACCCGTCGCGGCAGGACCTGGCGGTGTACCGGGCGTACACGGAGTCGGTGCGGGAGCTGGCCGCGGAGATCAACGAGGAATTCGGCATGGCGGACTGGAAGCCGGTGCTGGTGTCGGTGCAGGACGACTTCGCGCGGTCGCTGGCGGTGTACCGGATGGCGGACGTGGCGCTGGTGAACCCGGTGCGGGACGGGATGAACCTGGTGGCGAAGGAGATCCCGGTGGTGTCGGAGGCGGGGTGCGTGCTGGTGCTGTCCACCGGGGCGGGGGCGTACGCGGAGCTCCGCCAGGACGCGCTGACGGTGAACCCGTACGACGTGTCGGCGACGGCCGAGGCGTTGCACGCGGCGCTGGCCATGCCGGCCGCCGAGCGTGCGGAACGCACGGAGCGCCTGGCCGCCGCCGCCACGGCCCTCCCCCCGGCCCAGTGGCTCGCAGCCCAACTGACCGACCTGCTGGCCTGA